In Raphanus sativus cultivar WK10039 chromosome 5, ASM80110v3, whole genome shotgun sequence, the following proteins share a genomic window:
- the LOC108856168 gene encoding farnesylcysteine lyase — MNLSPVTTSLLLLALLSPSLLSISGDSTTIDDESPPTVCIIGSGIGGSSVAHFLRNYSASTGLSRARILMFERHERVGGRMRTVTVSGDTFEAGGSILHPKNYHARDYVKRFNLTVRSPTAIEDSSAVGIWDGKRFVFKTFGSSIPFVDRIVSWLNDVYMFVRYGFSLLRMSNFVENMIDNFLKYYESLESRPVFDSVEGMLKWSGLYNLTKVTLQEKLSEAQLSPLLVNELVTVITRINYGQSVLISGLAGAVSLAGSGGGLWSVEGGNWQMAEKLIKHSDVTLHLEEQIESVSHLGNYYELKSTKGNSFECDVTVVSTPLDEVDIQFSPAISIPKRELQHTHATFVRGLLNPGYFGMKSVSDVPALVGTLEDPLIPFSSISILRKYSATDMTYKIFTRQAASDSLLDELFSQRTETVRIDWGAYPKYHAPEVFAPFILDDHHLYYVNAFENAASTMETSAVAGENMARLIISRFRTKESSSPPSSDTRSCGSGLHSDL; from the exons ATGAATCTCTCTCCGGTAACAACCTCCCTTCTTCTCCTCGCTCTCCTCTCGCCGTCTCTTCTATCTATCTCCGGCGATTCAACCACCATCGATGATGAATCTCCGCCGACTGTATGCATCATCGGAAGCGGGATCGGAGGCTCATCCGTCGCTCACTTCCTCCGCAACTACTCTGCATCCACGGGATTGTCTCGAGCCCGGATCCTGATGTTCGAGCGTCACGAGAGAGTCGGCGGGCGCATGAGGACCGTCACCGTCTCCGGCGATACGTTCGAGGCCGGCGGTTCGATTCTCCACCCGAAAAACTACCACGCTCGGGACTACGTGAAGAGGTTCAATCTGACGGTTCGATCGCCGACGGCGATCGAAGATTCTTCCGCCGTGGGAATCTGGGATGGGAAGAGGTTCGTCTTCAAGACTTTCGGCTCGAGTATACCGTTTGTGGATAGGATCGTCTCTTGGTTGAATGACGTGTACATGTTTGTTCGTTACGGATTCTCACTGTTGAGAATGAGTAACTTCGTTGAG AATATGATTGATAACTTCTTGAAGTACTATGAAAGCCTAGAGTCAAGACCTGTCTTCGACAGTGTTGAAGGGATGCTTAAATGGTCAGGCTTGTACAATCTCACTAAGGTCACTCTACAGGAGAAGTTATCCGAAGCTCAGCTATCTCCTTTATTAGTCAACGAGCTTGTTACC gTTATTACAAGGATTAACTATGGGCAGAGTGTACTTATCAGTGGACTAGCAGGTGCAGTGTCTTTGGCTGGTTCAGGTGGAGGTTTATGGTCTGTTGAAGGTGGGAACTGGCAGATGGCTGAGAAGCTGATTAAGCACTCGGATGTTACCTTACACCTGGAGGAGCAAATCGAATCCGTTTCACACCTCGGTAACTACTACGAGCTGAAGTCCACAAAAGGGAACAGCTTTGAGTGTGACGTCACCGTAGTTTCCACACCATTAGACGAGGTGGATATTCAGTTCTCACCCGCCATCTCGATTCCCAAGAGGGAGTTACAGCACACACACGCGACATTCGTGAGGGGGCTTTTGAACCCT GGATATTTTGGGATGAAATCGGTTTCGGATGTTCCAGCTTTGGTGGGAACTCTTGAAGATCCTCTAATCCCATTCTCATCCATCTCGATACTTAGGAAGTATAGTGCAACAGATATGACATACAAGATATTTACACGACAAGCAGCATCAGATTCATTGCTTGATGAGCTCTTCAG TCAGAGAACCGAAACTGTTCGCATAGACTGGGGTGCATATCCAAAGTACCACGCGCCTGAAGTTTTTGCACCGTTCATATTAGATGATCATCATTTGTACTATGTGAATGCTTTTGAAAACGCGGCTAGCACGATGGAGACAAGTGCAGTGGCTGGTGAGAATATGGCGAGGCTCATAATTTCCAGATTCAGGACAAAAGAATCATCATCACCACCTTCGTCCGACACAAGAAGCTGTGGTTCTGGTCTTCACTCAGACTTGTGA
- the LOC108858776 gene encoding LOW QUALITY PROTEIN: increased DNA methylation 1 (The sequence of the model RefSeq protein was modified relative to this genomic sequence to represent the inferred CDS: inserted 2 bases in 1 codon; deleted 3 bases in 2 codons; substituted 3 bases at 3 genomic stop codons), translating to MIGSEISTKGEPGTSMLLTCEQRRRRRHQKCLLPPELFLDLCRPWFCSEXCSRVFSALQKLXGTKIAXVGDESLVWNLVRVPNDDVLQLDSAVEMLHKPFKPTPDHFSGRDLVEELIFSKDSFGVGRRLYTVSIERHNKPITVVAMRIGKDVAEIPLLATLTRECNDRRSGMCRVLMDELEKQNVCNGVRRLVLPALAKDVATWTEXFGFSVMESSERLELLRHGLFDFVGTVMCFLKEREEPGESSPTGSARWNNPVMYRLILCDM from the exons ATGATTGGATCCgagatctcaacaaaaggaGAACCAGGAACCAGCATGTTGTTGACTTGTGAGCAACGCCGTAGAAGACGCCACCAAAAATGTCTTCTACCACCCGAGCTTTTTCTTGATTTGTGTAGACCATGGTTCTGTAGTGAATAATGCAGCAGAGTCTTTTCAGCGCTTCAGAAACTCTAAGGAACTAAGATTGCATAAGTAGGCGACGAAAGTTTGGTCTGGAATTTGGTGAGAGTTCCTAATGACGATGTGTTACAGCTAGATTCTGCTGTTGAGATGCTTCATAAGCCATTTAAGCCTACA CCAGACCATTTCTCTGGGAGAGACCTTGTTGAGGAATTGATATTCAGCAAAGACTCATTTGGTGTGGGACGCAGGCTTTACACGGTTTCCATTGAGAGGCACAATAAGCCTATCACCGTGGTGGCAATGAGAATTGGCAAAGATGTAGCTGAGATCCCTTTGTTGGCGACACTGACTAGAGAGTGTAATGACAGGAGAAGTGGGATGTGTAGAGTACTTATGGATGAGTTGGAGAAGCAAAATGTCTGTAATGGT GTTCGTAGATTGGTCTTACCGGCTTTGGCAAAGGATGTGGCAACTTGGACTGA GTTTGGCTTCTCGGTTATGGAAAGTTCTGAGAGGTTGGAACTTCTGAGACATGGATTGTTTGATTTTGTTGGTACTGTAATGTGCTTTCTGAAGGAAAGAGAAGAGCCAGGGGAGTCAAGCCCAACGGGATCGGCGAGATGGAACAACCCTGTGATGTATAGATTGATTCTATGTGATATGTAG